Proteins co-encoded in one Arachis stenosperma cultivar V10309 chromosome 7, arast.V10309.gnm1.PFL2, whole genome shotgun sequence genomic window:
- the LOC130939632 gene encoding uncharacterized protein LOC130939632, whose amino-acid sequence MDVIRYRDVADYVGEEPSHKLLRGHGVKFTDKESLSIFIHSTDTLSNLKRNILQKAGLAGAKLVKKVFYKILMAIVSSGVQYETFVIGSDEDMGLLFHCRRSFLEVRIHELFAKLKDRVKSSGASAPNPQSTTVGGASTSMPVIAPSCLLPAPPPILAPADRSPSLITGLVGSGEPDHIEDAMQDYDSDDDPDHISGDSEEETPVPPLAPQGPSSSKSHQQPPHFSTLNLEAVSQQPDYAHTFRYQGLHEGNASRKFQIGQSFQTKEEAMMSVKDYSIRRGV is encoded by the exons ATGGACGTAATCCGCTATAGGGATGTCGCAGATTACGTTGGCGAAGAACCATCACATAAACTGCTACGGGG GCATGGTGTTAAGTTCACGGATAAAGAATCGTTGAGCATTTTTATCCATTCGACTGATACTTTATCAAATCTAAAGAGGAACATATTGCAGAAGGCAGGATTAGCTGGGGCCAAGTTGGTGAAGAAGGTGTTCTACAAGATTCTGATGGCGATCGTGTCAAGTGGTGTGCAGTATGAAACATTTGTCATAGGGTCGGATGAAGACATGGGGTTGTTGTTTCATTGTCGGCGGAGTTTTCTGGAGGTGAGAATACACGAGTTGTTTGCCAAGTTGAAAGACCGTGTGAAAAGTTCCGGGGCTTCAGCGCCAAATCCTCAATCAACGACGGTGGGGGGTGCTTCTACTTCGATGCCTGTCATTGCACCTAGTTGTCTCCTACCTGCACCTCCACCTATTCTAGCACCGGCAGATAGGTCACCCAGTTTGATTACTGGTCTTGTTGGAAGTGGTGAGCCGGATCACATTGAGGACGCGATGCAGGACTATGATTCGGACGATGATCCCGATCACATATCAGGGGATAGTGAGGAGGAGACTCCAGTGCCCCCACTTGCACCTCAGGGGCCATCCAGTTCTAAGTCCCACCAACAACCTCCGCATTTCTCGACGCTTAATTTGGAAGCAGTGAGTCAACAACCAGATTATGCACACACCTTCAGATACCAAGGATTACACGAGGGTAATGCTTCTAGAAAATTTCAGATTGGTCAATCTTTCCAGACTAAGGAGGAAGCTATGATGAGTGTTAAAGATTATAGCATTCGTCGTGGAGTCTAG